The Hypomesus transpacificus isolate Combined female chromosome 2, fHypTra1, whole genome shotgun sequence genome window below encodes:
- the LOC124472023 gene encoding uncharacterized protein LOC124472023 — translation MSNLLDETEGVSNVDMTEKRDLITHVLDETEGVSDVDLTEKRDLITHVLDETGGVSDVDLTEKRDLITHVLDETGGVSDVHMTEKRDLITHVLDETGGVSDVHMTEKRDLITHVLDETGGVCDVDMTEKRDLITHVLDETGGVCDVDMTEKRDLITHVLDETGGVSDVHMTEKRDLITHVLDETGGVSDVDMTEKRDAPDHPGPMREMSEIVGVKKDSWRIRCMSIV, via the coding sequence aTGTCTAACCTtctggatgagacagagggagttagcaatgtcgacatgacagagaagagagacctGATCACCCATGTtctggatgagacagagggagttagcgATGTGGACCTGACTGAGAAGAGAGACCTGATCACCCATGTTCTGGATGAGACAGGGGGAGTTAGCGATGTGGACCTGACTGAGAAGAGAGACCTGATCACCCATGTTCTGGATGAGACAGGGGGAGTTAGCGATGTTCACATGACTGAGAAGAGAGACCTGATCACCCATGTTCTGGATGAGACAGGGGGAGTTAGCGATGTTCACATGACTGAGAAGAGAGACCTGATCACCCATGTTCTGGATGAGACAGGGGGAGTTTGCGATGTGGACATGACTGAGAAGAGAGACCTGATCACCCATGTTCTGGATGAGACAGGGGGAGTTTGCGATGTGGACATGACTGAGAAGAGAGACCTGATCACCCATGTTCTGGATGAGACAGGGGGAGTTAGCGATGTCCACATGACTGAGAAGAGAGACCTGATCACCCATGTTCTGGATGAGACAGGGGGAGTTAGCGATGTGGACATGACTGAGAAGAGAGACGCTCCTGATCACCCTGGACCCATGAGGGAGATGTCTGAAATTGTTggtgtcaaaaaggattcctggcgAATACGCTGCATGTCTATAGTGTAA